From Afipia carboxidovorans OM5, one genomic window encodes:
- a CDS encoding aminotransferase, whose protein sequence is MSTIFSDLPVTIFEVMSQLARDHDAINLGQGFPDGPGPEDIRQKAADAVLNGYNQYPSMMGLPELRSAIASHYAHWHGVTFDPATEVMVTSGATEALAGAILGLVGPGDEVVVFQPFYDAYVPLIRRAGGTVRFVPLKPPDWRLTEEALRAAFTPKTKFVIFNNPLNPAAVVYPREDLELLARFCQEFDAVAICDEVWEHIVFDGREHIPLIAIPGMRERTVKIGSAGKIFALTGWKVGFVCAAPALLRVLAKAHQFLAFTTAPNLQVAVAYGLGKPDSYFTTMRAELAKSRDRLTNGLRAIGFPVLQSQGTYFLNVDLAPLGLNETDEAFCKRVAIEHKVASIPVSPFYEEEPVTSVVRFCFAKSDATLDAALERLSRVLRP, encoded by the coding sequence ATGAGCACGATTTTCTCCGATCTTCCGGTGACGATTTTCGAGGTGATGTCGCAGCTCGCGCGCGACCACGACGCCATCAATCTGGGGCAGGGCTTTCCCGACGGGCCGGGGCCGGAGGACATCCGCCAGAAGGCCGCCGACGCCGTGCTCAATGGCTACAATCAATATCCTTCCATGATGGGATTGCCGGAGCTGCGATCCGCGATCGCGAGCCACTACGCGCACTGGCACGGCGTGACGTTCGATCCCGCGACCGAAGTGATGGTGACGTCGGGCGCGACCGAAGCGCTGGCGGGCGCGATCCTCGGTCTTGTCGGGCCGGGCGACGAGGTGGTGGTCTTCCAGCCGTTCTACGACGCCTATGTGCCGCTGATCCGCCGCGCGGGCGGCACCGTGCGGTTCGTGCCGCTGAAGCCGCCGGACTGGCGACTGACCGAGGAGGCGCTGCGGGCGGCCTTCACCCCGAAAACCAAATTCGTGATCTTCAACAATCCGCTCAATCCGGCGGCGGTGGTGTATCCGCGCGAGGACCTCGAATTGCTGGCGCGCTTCTGCCAAGAGTTCGATGCGGTCGCGATCTGCGACGAGGTGTGGGAACACATCGTGTTCGATGGCCGCGAACATATTCCGCTGATCGCCATTCCCGGCATGCGCGAGCGCACGGTGAAGATCGGCTCCGCGGGCAAGATCTTCGCGCTGACCGGCTGGAAGGTCGGTTTCGTCTGTGCCGCGCCCGCGTTGCTGCGCGTGCTGGCCAAGGCGCACCAGTTTCTCGCCTTCACCACGGCGCCGAACCTGCAGGTTGCGGTGGCCTATGGGCTCGGCAAGCCCGATAGTTACTTCACCACGATGCGTGCCGAGCTTGCGAAAAGTCGCGACCGGCTGACGAATGGCCTGCGCGCCATCGGCTTTCCGGTGCTGCAATCGCAGGGCACGTATTTCCTCAATGTCGATCTTGCGCCGCTTGGGTTGAACGAGACCGACGAAGCGTTCTGCAAGCGTGTTGCGATCGAGCACAAGGTCGCCTCGATTCCGGTGTCGCCTTTCTACGAGGAAGAACCGGTGACATCGGTGGTGCGGTTCTGCTTCGCGAAATCGGATGCGACGCTCGACGCCGCGCTGGAGCGGTTGTCGCGCGTACTGCGGCCGTAA
- a CDS encoding beta-ketoacyl-ACP synthase: MTAAKDQFGRPTVVVTGMGVVTSLGAGKTDNWQKLTAGQSGIRTITRFPTDGLRTTMAGTVDFIPIEPFVSTTLSDKLADLAAEEAVTQASIGSKGDFPGPLFLAVAPVEVEWIARFETARATGSASGIDYDSMLKASGGGRFADFHKRFLFGSVADHLVERFGTKGSPISLSTACASGATAIQLGVEAIRRGEADAALCVATDGSVNPEALIRFSLLSALSTHNEPPEGAARPFAKNRDGFVMAEGAGALVLESYEAATARGAKILGVLAGCGELADSFHRTRSSPDGKPIIGCVRKALADAGMSVEQIDYINAHGTGTPENDKMEYLGISTVFGERASQIPVSSNKSMVGHTLSAAGAVEAVFSLLTLEHQRIPPTINYDIPDPAIPFDVVPNEARDAKVTAVMSNSFGFGGQNAVLILTREPA; encoded by the coding sequence ATGACCGCAGCGAAAGATCAGTTCGGCCGTCCCACCGTCGTCGTCACCGGCATGGGCGTCGTCACCTCGCTCGGCGCGGGCAAGACCGACAACTGGCAAAAACTCACCGCGGGCCAGTCCGGCATCCGCACTATCACGCGCTTCCCGACCGATGGCCTGCGCACCACGATGGCCGGCACCGTCGATTTCATTCCGATCGAGCCGTTCGTCTCCACGACGCTCTCCGACAAGCTTGCCGACCTCGCCGCCGAAGAAGCGGTGACGCAGGCCTCCATCGGCAGCAAGGGCGACTTCCCCGGTCCGCTGTTTCTCGCGGTGGCGCCGGTCGAGGTCGAATGGATCGCGCGCTTCGAGACTGCGCGCGCAACCGGCTCCGCGTCCGGCATCGATTACGACTCGATGCTCAAGGCGAGCGGCGGCGGCAGGTTCGCCGACTTCCACAAGCGCTTCCTGTTCGGCTCGGTCGCCGATCATCTGGTCGAGCGGTTCGGCACCAAGGGCTCGCCGATCTCGCTATCCACCGCATGCGCATCGGGCGCGACCGCGATCCAACTCGGCGTCGAAGCGATCCGCCGCGGCGAGGCCGATGCCGCGCTCTGCGTTGCGACCGACGGTTCGGTCAATCCCGAAGCGCTGATCCGCTTCTCGCTGTTGTCCGCGCTCTCCACTCACAACGAGCCACCGGAAGGCGCCGCCCGCCCCTTCGCCAAGAACCGCGACGGCTTCGTGATGGCGGAAGGTGCAGGCGCGCTGGTGCTGGAGAGTTATGAAGCCGCGACCGCGCGCGGCGCAAAGATTCTCGGCGTGCTGGCCGGATGCGGCGAACTCGCGGATTCCTTCCACCGCACCCGCTCGAGCCCGGACGGCAAGCCGATCATCGGCTGCGTCCGCAAGGCGCTCGCCGACGCCGGCATGAGCGTCGAGCAGATCGACTACATCAACGCCCACGGCACCGGCACGCCGGAAAACGACAAGATGGAGTATCTCGGCATCTCCACCGTGTTCGGTGAGCGCGCAAGCCAGATTCCGGTGTCGTCCAACAAGTCGATGGTCGGGCACACGCTGTCGGCCGCGGGCGCGGTCGAGGCAGTGTTCTCGCTGCTGACGCTGGAGCACCAGCGGATTCCGCCGACGATCAATTACGACATTCCCGATCCCGCGATCCCCTTCGACGTGGTTCCAAACGAGGCTCGCGATGCGAAGGTGACGGCGGTGATGTCGAACTCGTTCGGCTTCGGCGGCCAGAACGCGGTGCTGATCCTCACCCGCGAACCGGCGTGA
- a CDS encoding acyl carrier protein — protein MSSTFDQVATIIAETCDIPRDTITPESHAIDDLGIDSLDFLDIAFAIDKAFGIKLPLEKWTQEVNDGKATTEQYFVLKNLSARIDELVAAKSA, from the coding sequence ATGTCCTCAACGTTCGATCAAGTCGCCACGATCATCGCTGAAACCTGCGATATCCCGCGCGATACCATCACGCCGGAAAGCCACGCGATCGATGATCTCGGCATCGACAGCCTCGACTTCCTCGACATCGCATTTGCGATCGACAAGGCGTTCGGCATCAAGCTGCCGCTTGAGAAGTGGACGCAGGAGGTCAACGACGGCAAGGCGACGACGGAACAGTATTTCGTTCTGAAAAACCTCAGCGCGCGCATCGACGAGTTGGTCGCGGCCAAGAGCGCCTGA
- a CDS encoding 3-hydroxyacyl-ACP dehydratase FabZ family protein: MRLEYFQMVDHIADLDLGERRITVTSRVPQQSTVFEGHFPGHPLMPGVLLIETMAQTSGWLIIALLKFERMPFLASVKEAKMRDFIKPGEPLTVESRIVHDGSGFAVTEAKISVDGKVKCNADLTFRHTPFPNADLRGHMEQMARQIGFPEQAKL; this comes from the coding sequence ATGCGCCTCGAATATTTTCAGATGGTTGATCACATCGCCGATCTCGATCTCGGCGAGCGGCGGATCACCGTCACCTCGCGTGTGCCGCAACAGAGCACGGTGTTCGAGGGCCACTTCCCCGGCCATCCGCTGATGCCGGGCGTGCTGCTCATCGAGACGATGGCGCAAACGTCTGGCTGGCTCATCATCGCGCTGCTGAAGTTCGAGCGCATGCCGTTTCTCGCCTCCGTCAAGGAAGCGAAGATGCGCGACTTCATCAAGCCGGGCGAACCGCTCACGGTCGAATCCCGCATCGTTCACGACGGCTCCGGCTTCGCGGTCACCGAGGCGAAGATCAGCGTCGACGGCAAGGTGAAGTGCAACGCGGACCTCACCTTCCGCCATACTCCGTTTCCCAACGCGGACCTGCGCGGCCATATGGAACAGATGGCGCGGCAGATCGGCTTTCCCGAGCAGGCCAAACTATGA
- a CDS encoding polyamine ABC transporter substrate-binding protein, with protein MLGVLPAHAAERVVNFYNWSSYMAPGVLDEFTKETGIKVVYDTFDANETLETRLLAGKSGYDLVVPTAYFLQRQILAGVFQKLDKTRLPNLTNAWPEVMGRLAQYDPGNEHAVNYMWGTTGIGYNVGAARRILGPDAAIDSWDTIFNPEKIAKFKDCGIHMLDSADDILPAALNWLGLDPNSTRREDLEKAGEALQKIRPFIRKFHSSEYLSALATGEICLAVGWSGDIKQAQKRAAESKNGVEIAYAIPKEGAQMFFDNLAIPSDAKNVDEAYALIDFLYRPEIAARNSSFLGYASGNLTAQKLVDPKVVNDRGVYPDETVMKRLFIITARAPAMQRAINRLWTKVKTGR; from the coding sequence ATGCTTGGCGTCTTGCCCGCGCATGCGGCCGAGCGCGTGGTGAACTTCTACAACTGGTCGAGCTACATGGCGCCGGGTGTGCTCGACGAGTTCACCAAAGAGACCGGCATCAAGGTCGTGTACGATACGTTCGACGCCAACGAGACGCTGGAGACGCGGCTGCTTGCGGGAAAATCCGGCTACGACCTCGTGGTGCCGACGGCTTACTTCCTGCAGCGGCAGATTCTCGCGGGCGTATTCCAGAAGCTCGACAAGACTAGGCTGCCGAACCTCACGAACGCCTGGCCGGAGGTGATGGGCCGCCTCGCGCAATACGATCCCGGCAACGAGCATGCGGTCAACTACATGTGGGGCACGACCGGCATCGGCTACAATGTCGGCGCGGCACGGCGAATTCTCGGGCCGGACGCGGCGATCGATAGCTGGGACACGATCTTCAATCCGGAGAAGATCGCCAAGTTCAAGGATTGCGGCATCCACATGCTGGATTCCGCCGACGACATTCTCCCCGCGGCGTTGAACTGGCTTGGCCTCGATCCGAATTCGACGCGGCGTGAGGACCTGGAGAAGGCCGGCGAGGCACTGCAGAAAATCCGTCCCTTCATCCGCAAATTCCATTCGTCGGAGTATCTCAGCGCGCTTGCGACCGGCGAAATCTGTCTTGCGGTCGGCTGGTCCGGCGACATCAAGCAGGCGCAGAAGCGCGCGGCGGAATCGAAGAACGGCGTCGAGATCGCCTACGCGATCCCGAAGGAGGGCGCGCAGATGTTCTTCGACAATCTCGCGATCCCGTCGGATGCGAAGAATGTCGATGAGGCCTATGCGCTGATCGATTTCCTGTACCGGCCGGAGATCGCGGCGCGCAATTCGAGTTTCCTCGGTTACGCCAGCGGCAATCTGACTGCGCAGAAATTGGTCGATCCGAAAGTGGTGAACGACCGCGGCGTCTATCCCGACGAGACAGTCATGAAGCGGCTTTTTATCATCACCGCCCGCGCACCGGCGATGCAGCGCGCCATCAACCGGCTGTGGACCAAGGTGAAGACGGGGCGGTGA
- a CDS encoding rhodanese-like domain-containing protein, whose amino-acid sequence MSETDKVHDLTPQEVAKGLVEGRYLLIDVREPNETAAEAYPEGTTAPLSHFDPATLPEPNGKTVVFACRSGKRSVTASLAAQAAGKPYNHHLAGGMIGWKAAGLPTKIGG is encoded by the coding sequence TTGTCCGAGACCGATAAAGTTCACGATCTGACGCCGCAGGAAGTGGCGAAGGGCCTCGTGGAGGGACGTTATCTCCTGATCGACGTGCGCGAGCCCAACGAGACCGCGGCCGAGGCCTATCCCGAGGGGACCACCGCACCGCTGTCGCATTTCGACCCCGCGACACTGCCCGAGCCGAACGGCAAGACCGTGGTGTTCGCCTGCCGTTCCGGCAAGCGCTCGGTGACGGCCTCGCTCGCGGCGCAGGCCGCCGGCAAGCCCTACAACCATCATCTCGCCGGCGGCATGATCGGCTGGAAAGCGGCGGGCCTTCCGACCAAAATTGGCGGTTAA
- a CDS encoding zinc-binding dehydrogenase — protein MRALTLVADRNLTIVDMPPPPPPADNEVQIRVRAVALNHIDVWGYRGMAFAKRKMPLVVGAEASGEIVTAGKNATRFKPGQKVVMYGALTCGTCKACREGRDNLCENVAGIMGFHVDGFARELMNLDGRLVIPVPDNVSLRDAACAPIAFSTVQHMLFDNAKLQPGETVLVHAGGSGIGTAAILMAKAIGCTVITTVGSDAKIEGVKALGADHVINYRKDRFEGETRKITRKKGVDVVFEHVGADTFNGSLLCLKRGGRLVTCGSTSGPTTTINLMQLFQQQYRIIGSFGASMRNIAESLDKMAQGIKPIIDTEVPVEDVEKALVRMESRQVFGKIIVTL, from the coding sequence ATGCGCGCGCTGACCCTCGTTGCCGATCGTAACCTGACGATCGTGGACATGCCTCCTCCGCCGCCGCCCGCGGACAATGAGGTGCAGATCCGCGTCCGCGCGGTGGCACTCAACCACATCGACGTCTGGGGCTATCGCGGCATGGCGTTCGCCAAGCGCAAGATGCCGCTCGTGGTCGGCGCGGAAGCCTCCGGCGAGATCGTCACCGCGGGCAAAAATGCCACGCGCTTCAAGCCTGGCCAGAAGGTCGTGATGTATGGCGCGCTCACTTGCGGCACCTGCAAGGCCTGCCGCGAGGGCCGCGACAATCTCTGCGAAAACGTCGCCGGCATCATGGGCTTCCATGTTGACGGCTTCGCGCGCGAATTGATGAACCTCGACGGGCGGCTCGTCATCCCGGTGCCGGACAACGTCAGCCTGCGCGACGCCGCCTGCGCGCCGATCGCCTTCTCCACCGTGCAGCACATGCTGTTCGACAATGCCAAGCTGCAGCCGGGCGAGACCGTTCTCGTTCACGCCGGCGGCTCGGGCATCGGCACCGCCGCGATCCTGATGGCGAAGGCCATCGGCTGCACCGTCATCACCACGGTCGGCAGTGATGCCAAGATCGAAGGCGTGAAGGCGCTCGGCGCCGATCACGTCATCAACTATCGCAAGGATCGCTTCGAGGGCGAGACACGCAAGATCACCAGGAAGAAGGGCGTCGACGTCGTGTTCGAGCATGTCGGCGCGGACACCTTCAACGGCTCGCTGTTGTGCCTCAAACGCGGCGGCCGCCTCGTCACCTGCGGCTCGACCTCCGGCCCCACCACCACCATCAACCTGATGCAACTGTTCCAGCAGCAATATCGCATCATCGGCTCGTTCGGCGCCTCGATGCGCAACATCGCCGAAAGTCTCGACAAGATGGCGCAAGGCATCAAGCCGATCATCGACACCGAAGTGCCGGTCGAGGACGTCGAGAAGGCGCTGGTGCGGATGGAGAGCCGTCAGGTGTTCGGCAAGATCATCGTCACGCTGTAA
- a CDS encoding beta-ketoacyl-ACP synthase has protein sequence MNDKTTAREVWITGIGLASSLGEGLDEHWDALQARRINVDETTFAPYPVHPIVKLNYDAQIPKKGDLRQMESWQRIGTYAAGLALEGAGLKGNTDILSRMDMIVAAGGGERDLAVDATVLNDQAQGNAAPGALNERLMGGLRPTLFLAQLSNLLAGNISIVHGVTGSSRTFMGEEAAGTDAFRIALARIVSGQSDIALVGAAHNGERKDLLMLYEFGDFALKGKATPVWARNGEATGFALGSGGVFLVIESKEHAQARGAKPFARLSQVVADHARRTVPGNVTAVLDALWAKLGVPTDTPIITGATGAAYPTDEERAFLKKHANAPVRGHATSFGHLMEAQLPLGLALAALSIAKGKLFAANDSTGVEIESAASPSQIVVIGIGHWRGEGMALVERVPA, from the coding sequence ATGAACGACAAGACGACGGCCCGCGAGGTCTGGATCACCGGCATAGGCCTTGCGTCTTCACTCGGCGAAGGTCTCGACGAACACTGGGACGCACTGCAGGCGCGCCGCATCAATGTCGACGAGACGACCTTCGCGCCCTACCCCGTGCATCCGATCGTCAAACTGAATTACGACGCGCAGATCCCGAAGAAGGGCGATCTGCGTCAGATGGAATCCTGGCAGCGGATCGGCACCTACGCGGCCGGTCTCGCGCTCGAAGGCGCGGGCCTCAAGGGCAACACCGACATTCTCTCGCGCATGGACATGATCGTCGCCGCGGGCGGCGGCGAGCGTGATCTCGCAGTCGATGCCACCGTGCTCAACGACCAGGCGCAGGGCAACGCCGCGCCGGGCGCGCTCAACGAACGTCTGATGGGCGGGCTGCGACCGACACTGTTTCTGGCGCAGCTCTCGAACCTGCTCGCGGGTAACATCTCGATCGTCCATGGCGTCACCGGCTCATCGCGCACCTTCATGGGCGAGGAAGCGGCCGGCACTGATGCATTCCGGATTGCGCTGGCGCGCATCGTCTCCGGCCAAAGCGACATCGCGCTGGTCGGCGCCGCGCACAATGGCGAGCGCAAAGATCTTCTGATGCTCTACGAGTTCGGCGACTTCGCGCTCAAGGGCAAGGCGACGCCGGTATGGGCGCGCAATGGCGAGGCAACCGGCTTCGCGCTCGGCTCCGGCGGCGTGTTTCTCGTCATCGAATCGAAAGAACATGCGCAGGCGCGCGGCGCAAAGCCGTTCGCGCGGCTCTCGCAGGTCGTGGCCGATCATGCGCGCCGCACCGTGCCGGGCAATGTCACCGCGGTGCTCGATGCGCTGTGGGCGAAGCTCGGCGTTCCCACTGATACGCCGATCATCACCGGCGCCACCGGCGCGGCTTACCCAACCGATGAAGAGCGCGCGTTCCTCAAGAAACACGCCAATGCGCCGGTGCGCGGGCACGCGACCTCGTTCGGCCATCTGATGGAAGCGCAATTGCCGCTCGGGCTCGCGCTCGCGGCACTCTCCATCGCCAAGGGAAAACTGTTCGCGGCGAACGATTCGACGGGCGTCGAGATTGAAAGCGCCGCCTCGCCGTCCCAGATCGTCGTCATCGGCATCGGACACTGGCGGGGCGAAGGCATGGCGCTCGTCGAGCGCGTTCCGGCCTGA
- a CDS encoding lipid A biosynthesis lauroyl acyltransferase, with amino-acid sequence MAHLVLRSKIILRNKLIAAKNAAIGVAAITLLRVTRYFDAEKTGNFFARITRTLGPWWPENRVARANLVAAFPEKSSQEIDTILTGVWDNLGRVGAEFAHLDHIWHYDDATPDKNTVEFGPGTQERFAELKNDGQGALIFASHLGNWELPALAAAAHGLDSAVLFRRPNIAAADRAIQSIRAINMGEMIANTHDAPVRIAGMLQRGLHIGMLVDQHFGRGVDVTFFGRTAKANPLLARLVRRIDCPIHGVRVVRLPNGRFRVDLTERVEPARNASGEVDIQGTMQRVTSVIEGWVREHPEQWLWLHRRWR; translated from the coding sequence ATGGCGCACCTCGTCCTTCGCTCGAAGATCATTCTCCGCAACAAACTCATTGCGGCGAAGAATGCTGCCATCGGCGTGGCCGCAATCACACTGCTGCGGGTGACGCGCTATTTCGACGCCGAGAAGACCGGAAACTTTTTCGCGCGCATCACCCGCACGCTCGGCCCGTGGTGGCCGGAAAATCGCGTGGCGCGCGCCAACCTCGTCGCCGCCTTCCCCGAGAAGTCATCGCAGGAGATCGACACGATCCTCACCGGCGTGTGGGACAATCTCGGCCGCGTCGGCGCGGAGTTCGCCCATCTCGATCATATCTGGCATTACGATGACGCGACGCCCGACAAGAACACCGTCGAGTTCGGCCCCGGCACGCAGGAGCGCTTCGCAGAGCTGAAGAACGACGGCCAGGGCGCGCTGATCTTCGCAAGCCACCTCGGCAACTGGGAATTGCCCGCGCTTGCCGCCGCGGCACACGGGCTCGATTCCGCCGTGTTGTTCCGCCGCCCCAACATCGCCGCCGCCGATCGTGCGATCCAGTCGATCCGCGCCATCAACATGGGCGAGATGATCGCGAATACGCATGATGCGCCGGTCCGCATTGCCGGCATGCTTCAGCGCGGGCTTCACATCGGCATGCTGGTGGACCAGCATTTCGGCCGCGGCGTCGATGTCACCTTTTTCGGCCGCACGGCGAAGGCGAATCCTCTGCTCGCCCGCCTCGTCCGACGGATCGATTGCCCGATCCACGGCGTGCGCGTGGTGCGGCTGCCGAACGGGCGCTTCCGCGTCGATCTCACCGAGCGCGTCGAGCCCGCGCGCAATGCCTCCGGCGAAGTCGATATCCAGGGCACGATGCAGCGTGTGACGTCAGTGATCGAAGGCTGGGTGCGCGAACATCCCGAGCAATGGCTGTGGCTCCATCGCCGCTGGCGGTGA